Proteins from one Algicella marina genomic window:
- a CDS encoding chemoreceptor glutamine deamidase CheD, whose product MRAEALSNPVYYEAKVNSNVFPVLPGFHKVIHEPGIAVTTLLGSCVAACIRDARTGIGGLNHFLLPRDRSEGAAGFSARYGVNAMEVLINEILRTGARKNDLEAKVFGAGNVIHRGEANNVGQQNAEFVVSYLRDEGIRLLASDLGGDRARRVFYFPETGKARVLSLSNRDSAQAGQAELTLEQKLRSEKKATPSVVELF is encoded by the coding sequence ATGAGAGCAGAGGCCCTGAGCAACCCGGTCTATTACGAGGCCAAGGTCAATTCCAACGTCTTTCCCGTCCTGCCCGGCTTTCACAAGGTGATCCACGAACCGGGCATCGCCGTTACCACGCTCCTAGGCTCCTGCGTCGCGGCCTGCATTCGCGACGCCCGCACCGGCATCGGCGGTCTCAACCATTTCCTCCTCCCCCGCGACAGGAGTGAGGGCGCCGCCGGTTTTTCCGCCCGATATGGCGTCAACGCCATGGAAGTGCTGATCAACGAGATCCTGCGCACCGGTGCCCGGAAGAACGATCTTGAGGCCAAGGTCTTCGGCGCTGGCAATGTCATCCACCGCGGCGAGGCCAACAACGTCGGCCAGCAGAACGCCGAGTTCGTCGTCAGCTACCTGCGTGACGAGGGCATCCGCCTGCTTGCCTCCGACCTGGGAGGTGACCGTGCCCGACGCGTCTTCTACTTCCCCGAAACGGGCAAGGCCAGGGTCCTCAGTCTCTCCAATCGCGATTCCGCGCAGGCCGGACAGGCCGAACTCACCCTCGAACAGAAACTCCGGTCGGAGAAGAAGGCCACCCCAAGCGTCGTGGAGTTGTTCTGA
- a CDS encoding CheR family methyltransferase has translation MSSSAVRKSTDFEAGGPAGTLSEKDFQHVARRIYDLAGIVLEPQKKQMIHARLSRRLRATGISDFPAYLEFLESGKDKSEQQEFINAITTNLTSFFRENHHFDHFRQHVLPASLQSPDRRLRVWSAGCSSGEEPYSIALTILAACPEPPSDFRILATDLDTRVLDKAATGLYSADKAGDALSAYQRYARKQDDGQTILIQPQARNLISFLQLNLMQPWPMKGSFDAIFCRNVLIYFDPETKSRLVNRFAKIIRPEGFLYLGHSESILGDHPAFENLGQTTYRRRAT, from the coding sequence ATGAGTTCCTCAGCAGTCAGGAAATCCACCGATTTCGAGGCCGGCGGCCCCGCCGGAACACTTTCGGAAAAGGACTTTCAGCATGTGGCACGCCGCATCTACGATCTCGCGGGTATCGTGCTGGAGCCGCAGAAAAAGCAGATGATCCACGCGCGCCTCAGCCGCCGTCTGCGCGCCACCGGCATCAGTGATTTCCCCGCCTATCTGGAATTTCTGGAGTCTGGCAAGGACAAGTCCGAGCAACAGGAATTCATCAACGCGATCACCACAAACCTCACGTCGTTCTTCCGCGAAAATCACCACTTCGATCATTTTCGGCAGCATGTCCTGCCCGCCTCCCTCCAGTCCCCGGACCGGCGCCTCCGGGTCTGGTCCGCCGGATGCTCGAGCGGGGAGGAGCCTTACTCGATCGCGCTTACCATCCTCGCCGCCTGTCCGGAGCCCCCGTCCGATTTCAGAATACTCGCGACAGATCTCGACACCAGGGTGCTCGACAAGGCGGCAACAGGGCTCTATTCCGCCGACAAGGCGGGTGACGCGCTCAGCGCCTACCAGCGCTACGCCCGTAAGCAGGATGATGGTCAGACGATTCTCATCCAGCCGCAGGCCCGCAACCTGATCTCTTTCCTCCAGCTCAACCTCATGCAGCCCTGGCCGATGAAGGGCAGTTTCGACGCAATCTTCTGCCGCAACGTCCTCATCTATTTCGATCCCGAAACAAAGTCGCGGCTGGTCAACCGTTTCGCAAAAATCATCCGGCCGGAGGGTTTCCTCTACCTCGGCCACTCGGAATCGATCCTCGGTGACCATCCGGCGTTCGAGAACCTCGGCCAGACAACCTACAGAAGGCGCGCGACATGA
- a CDS encoding chemotaxis protein CheA: MDDDDDFDFQALFFEECHELLGTLQEHLNQLADGTNDEETVHAAFRAVHSVKGGAAAFGFDQLISFAHIFETVMDLIRSDQMVPTAEINQILLRSGDMMEVLIEGAENGTPVDEEKLDNLQAELEHLASGEAPAASAPAAPVSASPSPAGAEPAVADGFELFGGDDEQGDDAGEPAAEPETEGETTREVTVRFTPDADFFASGHDPLRLLRSAKSHDLTSLEAIGQVPDLEAFDPSVCALSFEMVFQTAKSVSELEEFFEIYAHIADIEFLADAEEEDVSGEEEAEPPQSASVSPETPAETASPDAKPAPEATANDGQAQAKPMEAGKPAASGGAKQRGGPSKSLRVELPRIDRLVNLVGEMLITQAGIAQKLMEIQAADSSEDGMEMGHNVEAMSRQLRELQESVMAIRAQPVKSVFSRMPRVVRDLADKLGKEAKLELSGEHTEVDATVIEELAEPLTHMLRNSMDHGLEATTEDRIAAGKSRVGLIKLSAEHRGERVIITVEDDGRGVNRERVLAKARENNLISAEDNLSPEEIDMLIFHPGFSTAAEVSSVSGRGVGMDVVKKKIVSLGGRCALESTPGKGTRFEITLPLTLAVMDGMTIVVGDQKFILPLSSVVEALHIDSDALKHLPNGETLLERRGEFLRLIDLRTVLCQPTAGEAVDMAIVVDTETSGLVALVVDELIGQRQIVLKSLEANFRRVEGISGATILGDGQVALILDVPSLLSMNGSGGTYSEMMH; this comes from the coding sequence ATGGATGACGACGACGATTTCGACTTTCAGGCACTTTTTTTCGAGGAGTGTCATGAACTGCTGGGCACGCTTCAGGAACACCTGAACCAGCTCGCCGACGGCACGAATGACGAGGAGACGGTTCACGCCGCATTCCGCGCCGTGCATTCCGTGAAGGGTGGCGCCGCAGCCTTCGGCTTCGATCAGCTCATCAGCTTCGCCCACATCTTCGAAACCGTGATGGATCTCATCCGTTCAGACCAGATGGTGCCGACGGCGGAAATCAACCAGATTCTCCTGCGTTCCGGCGACATGATGGAAGTGCTCATTGAAGGCGCGGAAAACGGCACACCGGTCGATGAGGAAAAACTGGACAATCTGCAAGCCGAACTCGAACACCTCGCCAGCGGCGAGGCTCCTGCGGCGTCTGCGCCCGCAGCTCCGGTGAGTGCGTCACCGTCACCCGCAGGGGCGGAGCCGGCGGTCGCCGACGGGTTCGAACTCTTCGGTGGCGATGACGAGCAAGGTGATGACGCGGGGGAGCCCGCGGCCGAGCCGGAAACTGAAGGGGAAACCACCCGCGAAGTCACCGTCCGCTTCACACCGGACGCCGATTTCTTCGCCTCTGGTCACGATCCTCTGCGTCTTCTGCGCTCGGCCAAGTCACATGACCTCACAAGCCTGGAGGCGATAGGCCAGGTTCCGGACCTCGAGGCCTTCGATCCGTCGGTGTGTGCGCTGTCGTTCGAAATGGTCTTCCAGACCGCGAAATCCGTCAGTGAACTGGAGGAGTTTTTCGAAATCTACGCCCATATCGCCGACATCGAATTTCTCGCTGATGCCGAGGAAGAAGATGTATCCGGCGAGGAGGAGGCGGAGCCGCCGCAATCCGCGAGCGTTTCGCCGGAGACACCTGCCGAAACCGCCTCACCGGATGCAAAGCCCGCACCCGAGGCCACGGCCAATGACGGGCAGGCGCAAGCCAAACCAATGGAAGCCGGCAAACCCGCCGCCTCCGGCGGGGCAAAACAGCGTGGTGGCCCAAGCAAATCGCTGAGGGTGGAATTGCCCCGAATCGACCGGCTGGTGAACCTTGTGGGCGAAATGCTCATCACCCAGGCAGGCATCGCCCAGAAACTCATGGAAATCCAGGCCGCCGATTCCAGCGAGGATGGCATGGAAATGGGTCACAATGTCGAGGCCATGTCCCGCCAGTTGCGCGAGTTGCAGGAAAGCGTCATGGCCATCCGCGCCCAGCCCGTCAAATCGGTGTTCAGCCGCATGCCCCGCGTCGTACGCGACCTCGCCGACAAGCTCGGCAAGGAAGCCAAGCTGGAACTCTCCGGCGAACATACGGAGGTGGACGCCACCGTCATCGAGGAACTGGCCGAACCGCTCACCCATATGCTTCGCAACTCGATGGATCACGGGTTGGAAGCGACAACCGAAGACAGGATCGCCGCCGGCAAATCCCGTGTCGGCCTCATCAAGCTTTCGGCCGAACACCGGGGAGAGCGGGTGATCATCACCGTCGAGGATGACGGGCGCGGCGTGAACCGGGAACGCGTCCTGGCCAAGGCCCGCGAAAACAACCTGATCTCCGCGGAGGACAACCTCAGCCCCGAAGAAATCGACATGCTGATCTTCCATCCGGGCTTTTCCACGGCGGCGGAAGTCTCGTCAGTATCCGGTCGTGGCGTTGGCATGGATGTCGTCAAGAAAAAGATCGTTTCGCTCGGTGGCCGCTGCGCCCTGGAATCGACCCCTGGAAAGGGCACCCGCTTCGAAATCACCCTGCCTCTGACCCTTGCGGTGATGGACGGCATGACCATCGTCGTCGGCGATCAGAAATTCATCCTGCCGCTGTCCTCCGTAGTGGAGGCACTACATATCGACTCCGATGCGTTGAAGCATTTGCCGAATGGCGAAACGTTGCTGGAACGCCGCGGCGAATTCCTTCGCCTGATCGACCTGCGCACCGTCCTCTGTCAGCCGACAGCGGGTGAGGCGGTGGATATGGCCATTGTCGTGGACACCGAGACAAGCGGCCTCGTAGCCCTCGTCGTCGATGAACTCATCGGCCAGCGCCAGATCGTCCTCAAGAGCCTGGAGGCCAACTTCCGGCGCGTCGAAGGCATTTCCGGTGCCACCATTCTCGGCGATGGCCAGGTCGCCCTGATCCTTGATGTCCCATCGCTGCTGAGCATGAACGGTTCCGGCGGCACTTACTCGGAGATGATGCATTGA
- a CDS encoding chemotaxis protein CheW, whose protein sequence is MTDFPDVLENPDRAATSSGTIKQYVTFLVDDRSYGVDINLVREIKQWSPTTTLPNQPHFTRGVLNLRGTIVPVHDLRARFGGALTEATEVHVVVIVWIGSKTVGILVDAVSDIISVPTDDIRPVPSGQSLGDMSSLSGLVNTENGMVALLDLNTLFPVTDDEL, encoded by the coding sequence TTGACCGATTTCCCAGATGTCCTCGAAAACCCGGATCGCGCCGCCACCTCGTCCGGCACGATCAAGCAATATGTCACCTTTCTGGTCGATGACCGTTCTTACGGCGTGGACATCAACCTCGTGCGCGAAATCAAGCAGTGGTCGCCGACGACAACCCTGCCGAACCAGCCGCACTTCACCCGCGGCGTTCTCAACCTGCGCGGCACCATCGTTCCCGTCCACGATCTTCGCGCCCGTTTCGGCGGCGCCCTCACCGAAGCGACCGAGGTTCACGTTGTCGTCATCGTCTGGATCGGCAGCAAGACGGTCGGCATTCTCGTCGATGCCGTTTCCGACATTATCAGCGTGCCGACCGATGATATCCGTCCGGTTCCTTCCGGTCAGTCGCTCGGTGACATGTCCTCGCTCTCCGGCCTCGTCAATACGGAGAACGGCATGGTTGCCCTGCTGGATCTCAACACGCTGTTCCCCGTCACCGATGACGAACTCTGA